A segment of the Bufo bufo chromosome 5, aBufBuf1.1, whole genome shotgun sequence genome:
ATTCCCCAGATTTCCCTTACCATTTGCTGCAAAAGAGTCCaaagggggggcgtggcctgaccgagctaGATGGCGGCTGCTTGTTAGCAGAGCTCTCGCCACCAGAACCCACCTAGCCTCAATAACAGCACTTTCCTGGCATCGGAATGAAGATCCAGTCAAAGGATTTAATGcagagcgcaacagggcacagagAAGACCCAAACCCGACCTCCGACATGGAGAAATATTTAAGTAAACCGACCTCACAGCCGCCGGTGCGgccctccaagatggcgccgaaacATAACGGCGCGGCCTCAGGAGATCCCGCTCCTACTCAGGCGTCTAAGGTACTGCGGGAGGCTGAGTACTTGGGTGATAACACTTCACCGAATAGCGAAGAGAGGTCGGACCTCACTAGAGAATATCTAGAGGGTGCTCTACAAAGGGCGCTTGCTCCACTTGCTGCGGACCTGGCGTCCATAAAATCAGACCTCCGCCATATAGGCGATCGGGTGGAGACGTTGGAGCAATCCCAAGATGCCATGCTCACATTTAACTCGGCAGTAAAAGATTCCCTGCTTTCACATGCTAGGGCAATGAACACACTCCTGCTCCagatggaagaccaggagaataggaACAGGAGGAGTAATATAAGACTCAGGGGACTGCCAGAGGCTGAAGAGAAAGAGGACCTGTTCCAAGTCATGGACTCCCTCTTCCACATGCTGCTTGGCCCAGAGCAAGCAGTGCATGTTACTGTGGAAAGGGTACACAGAGCCCTTAAGTCGAAACCAGCATCCAGGGATAATCCAAGGGATATAATTTGCGGCATTCTGAGCTACAGAGACACTGAGTTAATTTTACACGCAGCAAGAAAGAAGGGAGAAATAAAACTTCAGGGAGTCAGTGTTCAGATCTATCAAGATTTGGCAGCATCTACCTTACAAAAAAGGAGATTAATGAAACCGCTTACGGATCTTCTACGGTCAGCCAAATTCCCATATAGATGGCTTTTTCCTTTTGGGATTTTAATCACTGCAGGGAACCGCCGTATCACCGTACGTACGCCTGAGGATCTACAGCCGGTTTGGGAGGCGCTGCAGCAACCACCACTCAAAATGTCTTCCTGGATGCCCATTCCGCACATGGAGGACTTACCACCACTCCCTTCTGTGTCAGGATGGATGAGGCCGAGGTCACAGAGATCCGAGAGGAACAAGAGAACAAGGCCACAAGgagatacagattgagggtttgcTGCTAACACCTAAATGCCTGTTTCTTCTTTATATCAGCAGTAACTACAAGGATATATATGGACAGTCTTATGTCATTTTCTTTTCTCTTCAAAATTGGTATCATCTGGCTGTCTTAATGTCCCCTTTCTTTTAATTCTTTGTGCAAACTGCATGTCTCTATTAAGTCAAGCGACAAATCACGCTTGTGATTTTACATCTCATTTTTTTCTCCCTCATTTCCTCTGTTTTTCTTCTCACTCTTATCTACATCTCCTCTTGCCCAACAAGAATGTTGTCAGGATAGCTTCTACTTATCACATATCTTGCTCAATATCATTGAGGCTGGGTTTTGGGGTTCTGGGGTTCTGGGCTGGTTGGGATATACATGGTTTTAACATGTGAAATCCTTCTTTCTCCCCCCAGTTCAAAACTCTATATACCTGGAATCTTCCTCAGGTTATGTTTTTTGTTATGCACTGTTAAGTGATATGTTAGGTACAACTTGGATGTCTGGACAGATATGCAGATTTAACTTCTCAACTCAAAGATCAGCCGTCTCATTCCGCGCTCTCAAGTCAGCCCAAACACGCCTCAGATCATTACACCTCAGCGATGTCTGGAGATCGGCGCATGGTGACAGGCGTGATTACACGTTTTATTCCAATCCCCATAAATCATATCAGAGGCTGGATTATCTCTTTGTGCAGGACAAGTATTTACCAGCAGTAAAATCCTCCACACTCCACAATATCACGGTCTCTGACCATGCGCCGGTCTCCACGGTCATTTGCTTCCCGGAATTGCGTAGTAGAGAGTGGACTTGGAGGCTAAACCATACCCTTATGGAATCGCAAACACAGGTCGATTCTATAGCGCAAAAATTACAAACGTACTTCACTATCAATGAAACGCCCGATATGTCCCACACAATATTGTGGGAGGCGCATAAGGTGGTAATTAGGGGGGATTTCATCGCGCTGGGAGCACATATCAAGAAAATGAGAGAGAAGAAATTGTCAGACCTATTGTCTAGTATAGCTAGGCTGGAAGCATCTCATAAACGTTCATATGCTCTAAAAGATTTTGAGGAATTAATAGTCAAAAGACGGGAACTACAGGAATTGTTAAATATTAAAGCGTCCAAGGCCTACCTGAAAGTAAAGCATAAGCATTATGTTCATGGTAACAGGGGAGGTAAGATAATGTCCGCGCTTATTAAGAAACGGGACGACCAAGCTTTTATTAAACGCATGAAGTCACAGGAAGGGCTTATTATAACGGACActcaaaaaatttcaaaaatcttTAGGGATTATTATCAAGAACTATACAATCTTAGACGGGAGGAACAGGGATAGCACGTAGAGAGGAAATAGATAATTTCTTAAAATCTTTGAACTTACCGGTCATTAATGACTCTGATAAGGCATCACTGACAGCCCCTGTTACTCTGGCTGAGGTGAAAAAAGTACTAAATAAGACCCCAACGGGCAAGAGTCCGGGACCCGATGGGTTCACCGTGGCTtattataaaaagtttttttcagtCTTGGGCCCACAactggtgaattttttttaacgctTTATTAAATGGGTCTCCCCTAACAAATCAGGCTTTAGAGGCACACATAGTTGTACTACCGAAACCGGGTAAAGACATAGAAGTCCCATCAAGTTTTAGACCAATATCTCTGCTGAATGCAGACGTGAAATTATGGGCAAAAATTCTGGCTACTAGGTTATCCCCTCTACTACCGGGGATTATTTCTCATGAGCAATCGGGTTTTGTGGGGGGCAGGGAGTGCAGAGACAGCACCTTTAGAGTTCTACAGGCCCAACAACTCGCTTTgaaacaaaactcatttttctcagtaccgatgccgaaaaggcgttcgATAGAGTAGACTGGGACTACATGAAAGCCTCATTGCTAAAATTTGGTCTACCTCCACAAtttgtgggggcggtgctgtctctgtACTCTAACCCCTCCGCAAAAGTAGAGGTGAATGGTATTCTGTCACCCCCCTTTAGGATAACAAACGGGACGCGTCAGGGTTGCCCGCTTTCGCCCACGCTTTTTATAATGTGCTTGGAGACATTCATACAGTCTTTGAGACAGGACCCCACAATCAAAGGCCTTAGAATAGGTAGTGACGAGCACACTGTTGCTGCGTTTGCAGATGATATGCTTATTTTTCGAACTAAACCTGAAGAAGCATTTCCGGCTCTTTTAAGGCAATTGGATACCTATGGCTTTctgtccaattttaaaattaatttctCTAAATGCACGGCATTGGGTATAAACATCTCCCAATCATCTGTGGAAAAGCTCGAGAAGGAATTTCCGTTTACATGGAACAAGTCACATATTAAATATTTGGGCATTAATGTAACAAAAGATCCTAGCCAATTGTTTCACCAAAATTACTCCCCACTTCTTGCCAGCATTAAACTGCAATTAGCTGAAATTAAGATACCCTTCCTGTCATGGCTGGGGAGGAAAAACTTATTAAAGACATATATTCTGCCTAAGTTACTGTATACTCTGCAGACCTTGCCTATACCCCTTCCCCAAGCATTTTTGGCAAAGGTTCGTAGCTTATTTTCTTCTTTTGTGTGGGGAGGATGCAGACCCAGGTTGGCGTATAAAATCCTCACTAAACCTATGTCTAAAGGAGGTTTTGGACTTCCGGATGTGGCTACATATTATAAAGCTGTTCAACTTAGATTACACTCTGAAATTAGCAATCCTAAAAACACTAAACTGGGCTGTAGGTTAGCCAGGAGTTTATTAGGCCATGGGGGAGTAGCAGCCTTATGGGACCCTAAATTAGCAATAAACAACAACATGGGTAAAAAAGGTCTAGATCTTCTAAGAGGAGTCATGAACACATGGTCCAAAGTATCACCACTCCTGCGCTCTTCCCCTTGCCTCTCTCCGTTCACCCCCGCTGGCTATGTCCCATACCTAGTAGTTCAGGGCTTCCAAGATGATTTGGGTCTATGGAGGGCGTTAGGTTCAGTGGCAATAGGAGACATTTTAAAAAATAGGATAGTCCCTTCCATTCAAAGCATGAAATCTGATTTCCCTCACATTCCATGGTCAACTATTCAATATTCACAGTTTTTAAGAATATGTACTCAATATTTAACTTGTACTCCTGATAAGCTTGATCCCAATTGGTACGAATCAATGTTACTACACCAAATGAACAAAAAAGGATGCGTTTCCAGGATATATAACAAATTATTAGAGGACGCAGACTCTAATAGACCCTGGTTTATATCTCATTGGGAAAAAGATTTGAGTATCACCTTCGATGATAACACAGTAAATAAGATCTTATGTCACTCTCATGGTCATTCTAGATGCATTAGGGTTCAGGAGAACGCTTATAAATTGGTGACCAGGTGGTACAATACACCTGCAAAACTTCACGCCATGGACCCCTCACGTTCAGATCggtgctggagatgtggggaAGCTACTGGCACTCTAATCCATATTTGGTGGTCTTGTCCCTCGATAACCCCATACTGGGATATGATTTCTAAGTGTGTCATGGAAATGATACCCTCCTTGCCATCACTGACCCCATCAGTGGTACTACTAAACTTGTCCAGTAAAAAATGTATACTTACCAAGCATTCCCTATTGTCTTCTCTAATAGCTGCAGCAAAACTGCTGATTCCAATGTTTTGGCTTAATACCAAATCACCAGGGATAACGGATTGGATTAATAAAGTTCAAGAGATTCGCCAGCTGGAAGAGATGTCCAGTTGGGAATCTTTGTCACACGATAGACATATGCGTGTATGGGATCCATGGCTGAAGTGGCGTGCTAATTGTTCAAATACCCCAATATCTCAGCTAGTACCTACCTCTACCAGTGTGAATTAAATTTACGTGCCATTGAAACTATTATGTGTTGACAAGAGTCCAAAGGGTCTGGGAATGTTCACAACTTCATAACCCAGGTAGTAAACCCAAGACTGGagtagttaaaagggttttctgagatttttttttaactgataacctatcctctgaataggtcatcagtatctgatcggtgggggtccaacgccgatcagctgttttagaagccACCGATGCTCGCTgtggcgccgcggccttctctcagctctgcctaggccatgtgacatcacgttcatcggttacatggcccaggtgcagctcagccccattgaagtgtatggggctgagctgcgatactaagcacagccactatacaacgtatggcgctgtgctgggtgagctgagagaagacaGAGGCGCTACTacaagcaccggtgccttctcaaccagctgattggcggtGGTCCTTGATCTCTTTAATAAAGACTGACATTTACCTGCTCAaggatcctcaaaatccgaagaaCAGAAGAATTGATGTTCCACAGATGTCCtagtttggtaaaaaaaaaaaaaaaaaagctaaaatgtttccaatatgtatattatataattcATGGACGATCATAGTTACCAGTTTCCCTTACGTCATAGCAAAtagtcacatgacacaaggggatCCAGTCTCCGCTGCGGCCAGTGTCGGCTGTGGCAATGTCAAACCAGATGAGCCCAGCCGAGAATTGCAGGCTTGGAAGAGAAGGAGCGGAGAGCCagcaccaggaagcaggtaagtaagggtactttcacacttacgttattcttctccggcatagagttccgtcaaaagggctctatgccggaaaagaactgatcagttacatcccaatgcattctgaatagagtgaaatccgttcaggatgtcatcagttcagtcactgtcaggcattttggacggaggaaataccgcagcatgctgcagtattgtctctgtccaaaatgcctgatcagttgccggatccggaattaatttaCATTGACTTGTATTAGTGCCGGACCCGGCATTgagaaacaactgaaggacggatccgtccttccggtctgcgcacgacagggaaaactatgaaaaaagatacaagacggatacgTCTATCcagatgacaagcggagagacggacccgttcttgcaatgcatttgttccgcacccggatccgtctacaaatgctgtcagttatcAACACCAAAAGAGAGAACAAGCATAGCACGACTAGCAAAATATGTAAACTTTATTATGGTTCCCATAAgggaaaaatacaataaaaacgaTGACAGACAATACAAAACAATGGTGGATGACACACAGGGTGGAGGGATCACAAATAGACAAGGTACAGCATTAAACCAATGTTGGGTAAGGCCAAAGAGGTACAgattggcggatccggcaggcagttctgacgACGGAACTACCAGCAGGATTAcactgacgcaagtgtgaaagcacccaAATCTTCCCTTTACAGATCCAGTAAAGTGGAGGAATTTGCCAAACCCcctcattcttgcacaaccccgttAAGATCTACAATTATAACAGCTGTAAGTACACTTCTGAATATActgatattttcttttaattcctgCTTCAATATATATGCAATATTTTTGTAACAAAGCTGAGTCTTCTCGCTATAAATAATAGCAAGAATAAATATGGAAATTCATGGAAAATTTTACAGGAAGGATTTAGAATTGCTTGTtctctgtgtgaattctctgatgttgaacAAGAGATGATTTCTTAGTAAAagatttaccacattctgaacatgaatgtgGTTTCTCCccagtgtgacttctctgatggctCTCAAGAGATGATTTCcaagtaaaacatttgccacattcagaacatgaatacagcttcactcctgtgtgaattctctgatggctCTCAAGAGATGATTTCAGAGTAAAAcctttgccacattctgaacatgaatataggtactctcctgtgtgaattctctgatggtttTCAAGAAGTGTTTTtctagtaaaacatttcccacattctgaacatgaaaacggcttctctcctgtgtgagttctctgatggtaTTGAAGATGTGTTTTTctagtaaaacattttccacattctgaacacaaaaatggcttctctcctgtgtgacttctctgatggttTGCAAGATGTGTTTTAtcagtaaaacattttccacattctgaacatgaaaacggcttctctcctgtgtgaattctctgatgttgaacAAGAGATGATTTCcaagtaaaacatttgccacattctgaacacgaaagcggcttctctcctatgtgacttctctgatggctctcaagacttgatttctcagtataacatttgccacattctgaacatgaatacggcttcactcctgtgtgacttctttgaTGTAGAAGAAGAACTGACTTTCTATTAAAGCATTTtgcacattctgaacacgaaaacggcttctctcctgtgtgaattctctgatgtttttgAAGACTCGATTTCTCaataaaacatttcctacattctgaacatgaatgcggcttgtcccctgtgtgaattttctgatggctCTTAAGAGATGATTTctgattaaaacatttcccacattctgaacatgaaaacagctcccctgtgtgaatttgcCGATGTCTCTCAAGACTTGATTTCTCAgtaaaagattttccacattctgaacatgaatacggcttgtcCCCTGTGTGAAATCTCTGGTGGCTCTGAAATTGTGctttctgagtaaaacattttccacattctgaacaggaatatggcttctctcctgtgtgacttcttttaTGTAGAAGAAGAACTGACTTTCTGGTAAAGGATTTcgcacattctgaacacgaaaacggcttctctcctgtgtgaattctctgatgtctctcAAGAATTGATTTCTCAGTAAAAGATTttctacattctgaacatgaaaacagtttctctcctgtgtgaagtcTCTGGTGGCGCTGAAGACTTGCTTTCCGAgtaaaagattttccacattctgaacatgaatacggcttctctcctgtgtgacttcttttaTGTTGAAGAAGAACTGACTTTCTAGTAAAGGATTTagcacattctgaacacgaaaacggcttctctcctgtgtgaattctctgatggctTTCAAGACTTGATTTATCAGTAAAAGAAttcctacattctgaacatgaaaacagtttctctcctgtgtgaattctctgatggtttTCAAGATGTGTTTTTctagtaaaacattttccacattctgaacatggaaatggcttctctcctgtgtgaattcgctGATGGGTTTCAAGATGTGTTTTTttcgtaaaacattttccacattctgaacatgaaaacggcttctctcctgtgtgaattctctgatggtttTCAAGATGTGATTTGttagtaaaacattttccacattctgaacaggaatacagcttctcccctgtgtgatgtcTTTGATGTTGAAGAAGGCCTGATTTCcaattaaaacatttcccacattccgagcatgaatatggctttttCTGAGCTCTTTGGGTTCCAGAACCTCTTCTGTGAGTTTCATTCTCAGTAAGTAAATACAGAGTATGTGATGAATTAGAAGATTGGACATGTTTTAAAGGATGAGATGATAGATTTTTGCTGTAAAGGTCTGAGGgtacatctgggataatggcaATCTCTTCATATGTATCTGATATAACACCTGGATCAGCTGCATTAGTAGATATGAGATGTTTCTCCAAGTGCCCAgtacagtcatctgccaagaacaaaacatttttaaaattatttttgaaaATTATTGAAGGCAGCTATCAAAATTCATAACTGACAAGAGGGGGCTGTCCAATTGTGTCATGTGACCCCACACCTAAAAACAGAATGGCGCTAAATACATAGAAGGGTGAGACAAGAAGAACAGAACTGTTACAACAGGCAAGAGTCAGGCAATCATATGCACAGGTTTCTCACATCCTGGAGATCAATCATCTAACACGGGGAGGCTAaatctgcagccctccagctgttgcaaggcTACAACttccagtatgccctaatagctgtaggctgtccaggcatgctgggagttgtagttttgcaacagttggaggaccGCAAGTTGGGCATCCATGATCTAACAGAATACTGCGAAAAAGATTCTTTGGCCGGcgtcagaaggaggaggagacgttgCCCCCTTCCATGAACAGCATACAACAATTGATGGCAATGTTACAGCAGAAGGTATGAGAAGTGGCCAAGTCCATAACCAATACTGATGCTGTGATGTGAGACCAGTTTGTGTTATATCTCAGAAATCAACCATGGCAAAGGAACCAGTGTGAGAAACTCATAGTTACATTGCCTTAAGAGAGGACACAGGTTCATCAAGTTTAATCTATTTTGATCAACTCAAGTGAGAACCTGAACGGACTATACACCAGTTGTTGAAGGCAGAAATAACCTTAGGAAAGAAGAAGCAAGCCAACTGAAAAATTAAATAACTGACTCTAGCATTAATTTATAACAATAAGTCATTGTATGCAACAGAGGTGTCAGAAGGGCCAGGAAACCTACCCCCTATTAGAGGTATGGCAGCCCAATCCTCCCAATTTTTCAGATGAAACCAGAAGGAACCCGGGGCCTGTATGGACGACATGTGTTGACACCTTGCACATTCGTAATTTGGAAACCAGAATCCAGTGCAGTCTAGAGTGTATGTGACATGAGGCCTGTGAAATGCTGCACAGAGGGACACCGGGACACGTCCAGGAGATTCATGGAAGAGACCTGTCACCCTGATACTACTGAGCAAGGCCTGGAGAGTCACAGCGCAGACCTGAGGGAGTCGTTACCACCTTAGTGTAATGGGCTAGGATCAGCAGGAACACTCCTATGGTTTCATCTTCTCCTGTCTACTAGTATGTTTGGGGCAGTTGCTATGTATTATACAGTAGCTGATCTCTTGCTCAGCCGACCTCTCTTCTGTAGCTCACCTTGTTTGGAGAGGAGCTCCTGACTGGTTAGCCTCGCTGTAAATATTCCTAGCTTCTGCAGGGGGCTGATGGTTATAGTGTAAGCGCTGTGCTTTTGAATCCAGTAACCCTTTTATTTTCTAGTATCTCTCCTAGTTTTCTTCATCGGTGTAGTTTTGTTCTTATGGTTAGTCCAGTCTTTACCTCTGATTCTTGTAGTCTGTGTGTGTGGTTGGGGGGAGGGGATGTTCCATGTTTCAGTCTGTCCTGCCTTGATTCTAGTTTAGCTCTGCTCACTTTGGGTTGGGTCTTAGTGTCCTCCTGTTGtctgttttagggtccattcacacatccgcaatacacccggccggcagtcccatagaacagcctattcttgtccgcagctgtgggcaagaataggacatattctatttttttccggagctgtggaccggaagttcggggccacgCTTCGAAAATGCGGATGTGTtgggcacatagtgtgctcttagcatccattccgtccacataaagaatgaatgggtccgcacccgttccgcagaattgcggaacgggtgcagacacattcatacggacgtgtgaatggcccCTTGCAGATTAGGAATTTTCATAGGAATGCATTAAGGGACAGTGAGGATCAGTGATGTCTGGTATTAAGGTCAGCATGTAAGGACAGATATAGGGAAAGTTTCAGGAAAAAGATCCAGTCAGTGCCACATATTGTCTGTTCAGTCATCCGTTCCATTGTCTGATTACCATCCCCATCCCGGTGCAGTCATCTACTGATGAGTTCCTATCTCCTGGCTTTCTTCTTACCTGCTAGTGCTGTGATTTGTGCTTTGTATTACACAGTTTGGTCCTAATGTAAGTCCTGGGGGTATCTGAGTACTGGAGGACACTGTAAGTACCTGGGGAAGGCGCCTGCTATAGGGGAAGTCCAATTCAGGTTCATTATGGTTACAGACTCATCTCTGCTTCAtttagtggtcactactcacctgggctCTTATCTGTAGggat
Coding sequences within it:
- the LOC121002660 gene encoding oocyte zinc finger protein XlCOF6-like, with protein sequence MDQIHIPELKGANFDPRDHESGEFFIEQLQKWAKARLADQSTTLQDMTQEKVETVEKFAQRIKQNYKDMGFSQNEPVHLRLLARSFVDGLRPEINKALVTCRPEWKSLTLDMLEQIAKGLESNTKKTRAAVIAEYKEEIPTDKSPDDCTGHLEKHLISTNAADPGVISDTYEEIAIIPDVPSDLYSKNLSSHPLKHVQSSNSSHTLYLLTENETHRRGSGTQRAQKKPYSCSECGKCFNWKSGLLQHQRHHTGEKLYSCSECGKCFTNKSHLENHQRIHTGEKPFSCSECGKCFTKKTHLETHQRIHTGEKPFPCSECGKCFTRKTHLENHQRIHTGEKLFSCSECRNSFTDKSSLESHQRIHTGEKPFSCSECAKSFTRKSVLLQHKRSHTGEKPYSCSECGKSFTRKASLQRHQRLHTGEKLFSCSECRKSFTEKSILERHQRIHTGEKPFSCSECAKSFTRKSVLLLHKRSHTGEKPYSCSECGKCFTQKAQFQSHQRFHTGDKPYSCSECGKSFTEKSSLERHRQIHTGELFSCSECGKCFNQKSSLKSHQKIHTGDKPHSCSECRKCFIEKSSLQKHQRIHTGEKPFSCSECAKCFNRKSVLLLHQRSHTGVKPYSCSECGKCYTEKSSLESHQRSHIGEKPLSCSECGKCFTWKSSLVQHQRIHTGEKPFSCSECGKCFTDKTHLANHQRSHTGEKPFLCSECGKCFTRKTHLQYHQRTHTGEKPFSCSECGKCFTRKTLLENHQRIHTGEYLYSCSECGKGFTLKSSLESHQRIHTGVKLYSCSECGKCFTWKSSLESHQRSHTGEKPHSCSECGKSFTKKSSLVQHQRIHTENKQF